The following coding sequences are from one Thermocrinis jamiesonii window:
- the cmr4 gene encoding type III-B CRISPR module RAMP protein Cmr4, producing MQKEIYLLKTITPLHIGAGQGLGHVDLPVVREVHTNFPYIPGTSLKGALRNWEINQVAMTIGEKPSQVEEKLTKGELKDESMLRLAKIFGVAGEGAEEGGEVGAGKVLFSDGFILLFPVKSAKGIFSLTTCPYAINRFFEFVGLDQRIKEVQEGKVKVLDTKDHKNLINGKLLLEEFIFEAEDSQELKGFVELLKGFLGEENIKRLVCVSDTDFTDFVSNYTEVQTHIKIDLDTGTVKEKALWTEEYVPAESVFVFGLTFLEDIEYSPPSTFHLGGDITTGKGFVKVQRLEVQR from the coding sequence ATGCAAAAAGAGATCTACCTTCTTAAAACCATCACACCACTTCACATAGGCGCAGGTCAAGGGTTGGGGCATGTTGATCTGCCTGTGGTGCGCGAAGTGCATACCAACTTTCCCTATATTCCCGGAACGAGCTTGAAGGGAGCGCTGAGAAACTGGGAAATAAACCAAGTTGCAATGACAATTGGAGAAAAGCCTTCGCAGGTAGAGGAAAAGCTAACCAAAGGTGAGCTAAAAGACGAGAGTATGCTAAGGCTTGCAAAGATCTTTGGCGTTGCGGGAGAGGGAGCGGAAGAAGGAGGAGAGGTGGGAGCGGGAAAAGTTTTGTTTTCCGATGGCTTTATCTTACTTTTCCCTGTAAAATCTGCAAAGGGAATATTTTCCCTAACTACATGCCCCTATGCCATAAACAGGTTCTTTGAGTTTGTAGGACTTGACCAAAGGATAAAAGAAGTGCAAGAGGGTAAGGTAAAGGTTTTGGATACAAAGGATCACAAAAATTTAATAAATGGTAAGCTTTTGCTTGAGGAGTTTATTTTTGAAGCGGAAGATTCACAAGAGCTAAAAGGCTTTGTTGAACTTTTAAAGGGTTTTTTGGGAGAAGAAAACATAAAAAGGCTCGTGTGCGTAAGCGATACGGACTTTACAGACTTTGTAAGCAACTACACAGAAGTTCAAACGCACATAAAGATAGATCTGGATACGGGCACCGTCAAAGAAAAAGCCCTATGGACAGAAGAATACGTTCCCGCTGAATCTGTTTTTGTGTTTGGCTTGACCTTCTTAGAGGATATAGAATACTCTCCGCCTTCTACCTTTCACCTTGGTGGAGACATAACTACGGGTAAAGGCTTTGTTAAGGTTCAAAGGTTGGAGGTGCAAAGATGA
- the cmr5 gene encoding type III-B CRISPR module-associated protein Cmr5, protein MKSKVQEVAKLAYECVMQVKDKDFASKYLSYARKLPSMITHNGLLVTVAFAKAKKEQAWKTLLEHIESFLRKEGIKKDKKDLIEFLSDCEVQEYRLITKRVLGFSIWLKRIAEGEIKDEGKGD, encoded by the coding sequence ATGAAAAGTAAGGTTCAGGAGGTTGCAAAGTTGGCTTATGAGTGTGTAATGCAAGTAAAAGACAAAGATTTTGCGTCAAAATACTTATCTTATGCAAGAAAATTACCTTCTATGATAACTCACAACGGCCTTTTAGTCACGGTTGCTTTTGCGAAAGCTAAAAAAGAGCAAGCTTGGAAAACACTTTTGGAACACATAGAAAGCTTTTTGAGGAAAGAAGGGATAAAAAAGGATAAAAAGGACCTAATAGAGTTCCTTTCCGATTGCGAAGTTCAGGAATACAGGTTGATAACCAAAAGGGTTTTGGGCTTTTCTATTTGGTTAAAACGAATAGCAGAAGGGGAGATAAAGGATGAAGGTAAAGGAGATTAA